DNA from Synergistaceae bacterium:
TACATCGACCCACTAACCAAAACAGCAGTTAAGGTGCCCCTTTTTGTATCAACGCTATCGTTTAGCAAATTGCTATGGGTCCAAGCAGTACCGCGACAGACGGCGGTCTGTTTAGCTCATGCTGTCATAGATGCATTCAAGTTTTTTAAAGGGGTGACGCGCGCAATCATAGTAGACAATACAAAAGCTGCAGTCATTTTACACTCAAAGCATGAGCTGGCAGTGCTTAGTGAGTTGTTTCGGGAATTGGGCGAGCATTATGGGGCGACAGTCATTGCAGCTCCCGCTAGGACACCAAAATTTAAGCCAACCGTAGAGGATGGGGTTTCCAACACCTACACGCGTATTCTAGCCCCTCTGCGCCATTGCATCTTCTATTCGCTAGAAGAGCTCAACGAGGCGCTCGCCCTAAGGTGCGAAGTATTTAATAACGAGCCATTCAAAGAAAAGGAGAACTGGAGCCGACGTAGCCTCTTCGAGGCTGAAGAACAACAAATGTTGTCACAATTGCCTTCAACCAACTTCGAGGTACGGGAGAAGGCAACTGCGACGGTCCGCGAAAACTGCCATGCAAAGTGCGGTCTTGACGGTTACTATTACAGTGTACCATATCTTTGGTGTAAGAAACGAGTAATCCTACGCCTTGGTAGCGTTGATGTACGCATCCTCTCCCTAGAAGGGCAATTCATATGTAGCCATCCAAGAGGAATTGACCCTTGGCATCGCTATGTAACTGATCCAGCCCATATGCCTTCCTACATCCGCCAATATGTATATGCTAGCCCCAGCCTCTTTTGCGAGCAGGCTGAACGTATTGGCCCTGCGACCCTTGAGGTTATTGGGCGATTATTCTCCATAGCAGAGGCCAACGCTAGGGTCGTCGAGGTTGAGTATGACACCGCTAGAGGTATCTTATCCCTAGAAAGACCGACTAAGAGAAATCCTGGGCGCTCGTCACGAACCCTCGAGATGGCCTGTAAAGAGTTAATAAGTTTGCATCCAAGTGTATTTACAAGAATTTCCTACAATGCAGTACGAAATACTGTGCAACAGCTCATCGATGAGGAGGCCAGAATGAGGGCTGACAAATTCATAGCTGAGAAGCTGTGTGTGGGTAACATTATGGATATCCTACAGGAGGAGGGTGGAGATGGCTTATACGATTGAACAGATACGTTTAGAGCGTGATGAGAAGATTCTCCAAGCATTCAAGCG
Protein-coding regions in this window:
- a CDS encoding IS21 family transposase; protein product: MASYKKILELYCSGINISQISERVGRDRATVRRVISKSEGKGILPSQWKELDETQLRGMLRKSTKVKPEYFPINFEWMYDELSNAHVTVNLLHEEYEEQAKKEGLRPYSRSQFFERYKKWCNVTKYSAKIKNKPGHSMELDFAGDLAHYIDPLTKTAVKVPLFVSTLSFSKLLWVQAVPRQTAVCLAHAVIDAFKFFKGVTRAIIVDNTKAAVILHSKHELAVLSELFRELGEHYGATVIAAPARTPKFKPTVEDGVSNTYTRILAPLRHCIFYSLEELNEALALRCEVFNNEPFKEKENWSRRSLFEAEEQQMLSQLPSTNFEVREKATATVRENCHAKCGLDGYYYSVPYLWCKKRVILRLGSVDVRILSLEGQFICSHPRGIDPWHRYVTDPAHMPSYIRQYVYASPSLFCEQAERIGPATLEVIGRLFSIAEANARVVEVEYDTARGILSLERPTKRNPGRSSRTLEMACKELISLHPSVFTRISYNAVRNTVQQLIDEEARMRADKFIAEKLCVGNIMDILQEEGGDGLYD